From Vitis vinifera cultivar Pinot Noir 40024 chromosome 3, ASM3070453v1, the proteins below share one genomic window:
- the LOC100853861 gene encoding 3-ketoacyl-CoA synthase 4 isoform X3 yields the protein MNSGGEVGVQIQQGRGLPDFLQSVNLKYVKLGYHYLITHLLTLCLIPLMALIIVEASQKNPDDIHQLWLHLQYNLVSIIICSAFLVFGSTVYIMTRPRSIYLVDYACYRPPSHLQVRYHQFMEHSRLTGDFDESALEFQRKILERSGLGEETYVPEAMHYIPPQPSMAAAREEAEQVMFGSLDKLFANTNVKPKDIGILVVNCSLFNPTPSLSAMIVNKYKLRGNIRSFNLGGMGCSAGVIAVDLAKDMLQVHRNTYAVVVSTENITQNWYFGNKKSMLIPNCLFRVGGAAVLLSNKSGDRRRAKYKLVHLVRTHRGADDKAFRCVYQEQDDAGKTGVSLSKDLMAIAGGALKTNITTLGPLVLPISEQLLFFATLVAKKLFNAKVKPYIPDFKLAFEHFCIHAGGRAVIDELEKNLQLLPSHVEASRMTLHRFGNTSSSSIWYELSYIEAKGRMRKGNRVWQIAFGSGFKCNSAVWQALRNVNPSPNGPWEDCINKYPVEAAQFYLSQHSL from the exons ATGAATTCGGGAGGTGAAGTGGGTGTTCAGATCCAGCAGGGTCGTGGATTGCCTGATTTTCTTCAGAGTGTCAATCTCAAGTATGTGAAATTGGGGTATCATTATCTGATAACCCATTTGTTGACTCTCTGTTTGATCCCTTTAATGGCCCTGATTATCGTCGAGGCTTCACAGAAGAACCCAGATGATATTCATCAGCTTTGGCTTCACCTCCAGTACAATCTCGTCAGTATCATCATTTGCTCTGCTTTTCTCGTTTTCGGATCCACCGTCTACATCATGACTCGTCCTCGATCCATTTACCTCGTCGACTACGCCTGTTATCGCCCGCCGTCCCACCTCCAAGTCCGGTACCATCAGTTCATGGAGCATTCGAGGCTCACCGGCGACTTCGACGAGTCGGCGTTGGAGTTCCAGAGAAAGATCCTCGAGCGGTCTGGGCTCGGAGAGGAGACTTATGTGCCGGAGGCGATGCATTATATTCCCCCCCAGCCTTCCATGGCGGCGGCACGTGAAGAGGCCGAGCAGGTGATGTTTGGTTCATTGGATAAGCTATTTGCTAATACCAATGTTAAGCCTAAGGACATTGGAATACTTGTTGTGAATTGTAGTCTGTTTAATCCAACTCCATCCTTGTCTGCTATGATTGTTAACAAGTATAAATTGAGGGGTAATATTAGGAGTTTTAACCTAGGAGGAATGGGGTGTAGTGCTGGTGTCATAGCTGTTGATTTGGCTAAAGATATGTTGCAAGTTCATAGGAATACTTATGCAGTTGTTGTTAGTACTGAGAACATTACTCAGAATTGGTATTTTGGGAACAAGAAATCCATGTTAATCCCCAATTGTTTATTTCGGGTTGGGGGAGCAGCTGTTTTGCTGTCAAATAAATCTGGAGACCGAAGGCGGGCCAAGTATAAGCTTGTTCATCTAGTGAGGACGCACCGTGGGGCTGATGATAAGGCATTTCGGTGTGTTTATCAGGAGCAGGATGATGCTGGGAAAACTGGTGTTTCATTGTCCAAGGATCTCATGGCAATTGCAGGGGGTGCCCTTAAGACTAATATCACCACATTGGGTCCCCTTGTGCTTCCAATTAGTGAGCAGCTTCTTTTCTTTGCCACACTTGTTGCCAAGAAGTTGTTTAATGCTAAGGTCAAGCCTTATATACCGGATTTCAAGCTTGCGTTTGAGCACTTCTGCATACATGCTGGTGGGAGGGCTGTGATTGATGAACTTGAGAAGAATCTGCAGCTTTTGCCCTCACATGTTGAGGCTTCTCGGATGACTCTTCACCGGTTTGGTAACACTTCATCAAGTTCCATTTGGTATGAGCTATCTTACATCGAGGCCAAGGGGAGGATGAGGAAGGGGAACCGAGTGTGGCAGATTGCTTTTGGAAGTGGATTCAAATGTAACAGTGCAGTTTGGCAGGCCCTTCGGAATGTGAATCCCTCTCCTAATGGCCCATGGGAAGATTGCATCAACAAGTATCCAGTTGAG GCAGCTCAATTTTACTTGTCCCAGCATTCTTTGTGA
- the LOC100853861 gene encoding 3-ketoacyl-CoA synthase 4 isoform X4 encodes MNSGGEVGVQIQQGRGLPDFLQSVNLKYVKLGYHYLITHLLTLCLIPLMALIIVEASQKNPDDIHQLWLHLQYNLVSIIICSAFLVFGSTVYIMTRPRSIYLVDYACYRPPSHLQVRYHQFMEHSRLTGDFDESALEFQRKILERSGLGEETYVPEAMHYIPPQPSMAAAREEAEQVMFGSLDKLFANTNVKPKDIGILVVNCSLFNPTPSLSAMIVNKYKLRGNIRSFNLGGMGCSAGVIAVDLAKDMLQVHRNTYAVVVSTENITQNWYFGNKKSMLIPNCLFRVGGAAVLLSNKSGDRRRAKYKLVHLVRTHRGADDKAFRCVYQEQDDAGKTGVSLSKDLMAIAGGALKTNITTLGPLVLPISEQLLFFATLVAKKLFNAKVKPYIPDFKLAFEHFCIHAGGRAVIDELEKNLQLLPSHVEASRMTLHRFGNTSSSSIWYELSYIEAKGRMRKGNRVWQIAFGSGFKCNSAVWQALRNVNPSPNGPWEDCINKYPVENNPYQNS; translated from the exons ATGAATTCGGGAGGTGAAGTGGGTGTTCAGATCCAGCAGGGTCGTGGATTGCCTGATTTTCTTCAGAGTGTCAATCTCAAGTATGTGAAATTGGGGTATCATTATCTGATAACCCATTTGTTGACTCTCTGTTTGATCCCTTTAATGGCCCTGATTATCGTCGAGGCTTCACAGAAGAACCCAGATGATATTCATCAGCTTTGGCTTCACCTCCAGTACAATCTCGTCAGTATCATCATTTGCTCTGCTTTTCTCGTTTTCGGATCCACCGTCTACATCATGACTCGTCCTCGATCCATTTACCTCGTCGACTACGCCTGTTATCGCCCGCCGTCCCACCTCCAAGTCCGGTACCATCAGTTCATGGAGCATTCGAGGCTCACCGGCGACTTCGACGAGTCGGCGTTGGAGTTCCAGAGAAAGATCCTCGAGCGGTCTGGGCTCGGAGAGGAGACTTATGTGCCGGAGGCGATGCATTATATTCCCCCCCAGCCTTCCATGGCGGCGGCACGTGAAGAGGCCGAGCAGGTGATGTTTGGTTCATTGGATAAGCTATTTGCTAATACCAATGTTAAGCCTAAGGACATTGGAATACTTGTTGTGAATTGTAGTCTGTTTAATCCAACTCCATCCTTGTCTGCTATGATTGTTAACAAGTATAAATTGAGGGGTAATATTAGGAGTTTTAACCTAGGAGGAATGGGGTGTAGTGCTGGTGTCATAGCTGTTGATTTGGCTAAAGATATGTTGCAAGTTCATAGGAATACTTATGCAGTTGTTGTTAGTACTGAGAACATTACTCAGAATTGGTATTTTGGGAACAAGAAATCCATGTTAATCCCCAATTGTTTATTTCGGGTTGGGGGAGCAGCTGTTTTGCTGTCAAATAAATCTGGAGACCGAAGGCGGGCCAAGTATAAGCTTGTTCATCTAGTGAGGACGCACCGTGGGGCTGATGATAAGGCATTTCGGTGTGTTTATCAGGAGCAGGATGATGCTGGGAAAACTGGTGTTTCATTGTCCAAGGATCTCATGGCAATTGCAGGGGGTGCCCTTAAGACTAATATCACCACATTGGGTCCCCTTGTGCTTCCAATTAGTGAGCAGCTTCTTTTCTTTGCCACACTTGTTGCCAAGAAGTTGTTTAATGCTAAGGTCAAGCCTTATATACCGGATTTCAAGCTTGCGTTTGAGCACTTCTGCATACATGCTGGTGGGAGGGCTGTGATTGATGAACTTGAGAAGAATCTGCAGCTTTTGCCCTCACATGTTGAGGCTTCTCGGATGACTCTTCACCGGTTTGGTAACACTTCATCAAGTTCCATTTGGTATGAGCTATCTTACATCGAGGCCAAGGGGAGGATGAGGAAGGGGAACCGAGTGTGGCAGATTGCTTTTGGAAGTGGATTCAAATGTAACAGTGCAGTTTGGCAGGCCCTTCGGAATGTGAATCCCTCTCCTAATGGCCCATGGGAAGATTGCATCAACAAGTATCCAGTTGAG AACAATCCTTATCAAAATTCCTGA
- the LOC100853861 gene encoding 3-ketoacyl-CoA synthase 4 isoform X1, producing MNSGGEVGVQIQQGRGLPDFLQSVNLKYVKLGYHYLITHLLTLCLIPLMALIIVEASQKNPDDIHQLWLHLQYNLVSIIICSAFLVFGSTVYIMTRPRSIYLVDYACYRPPSHLQVRYHQFMEHSRLTGDFDESALEFQRKILERSGLGEETYVPEAMHYIPPQPSMAAAREEAEQVMFGSLDKLFANTNVKPKDIGILVVNCSLFNPTPSLSAMIVNKYKLRGNIRSFNLGGMGCSAGVIAVDLAKDMLQVHRNTYAVVVSTENITQNWYFGNKKSMLIPNCLFRVGGAAVLLSNKSGDRRRAKYKLVHLVRTHRGADDKAFRCVYQEQDDAGKTGVSLSKDLMAIAGGALKTNITTLGPLVLPISEQLLFFATLVAKKLFNAKVKPYIPDFKLAFEHFCIHAGGRAVIDELEKNLQLLPSHVEASRMTLHRFGNTSSSSIWYELSYIEAKGRMRKGNRVWQIAFGSGFKCNSAVWQALRNVNPSPNGPWEDCINKYPVETYFCRTILIKIPDQESCI from the exons ATGAATTCGGGAGGTGAAGTGGGTGTTCAGATCCAGCAGGGTCGTGGATTGCCTGATTTTCTTCAGAGTGTCAATCTCAAGTATGTGAAATTGGGGTATCATTATCTGATAACCCATTTGTTGACTCTCTGTTTGATCCCTTTAATGGCCCTGATTATCGTCGAGGCTTCACAGAAGAACCCAGATGATATTCATCAGCTTTGGCTTCACCTCCAGTACAATCTCGTCAGTATCATCATTTGCTCTGCTTTTCTCGTTTTCGGATCCACCGTCTACATCATGACTCGTCCTCGATCCATTTACCTCGTCGACTACGCCTGTTATCGCCCGCCGTCCCACCTCCAAGTCCGGTACCATCAGTTCATGGAGCATTCGAGGCTCACCGGCGACTTCGACGAGTCGGCGTTGGAGTTCCAGAGAAAGATCCTCGAGCGGTCTGGGCTCGGAGAGGAGACTTATGTGCCGGAGGCGATGCATTATATTCCCCCCCAGCCTTCCATGGCGGCGGCACGTGAAGAGGCCGAGCAGGTGATGTTTGGTTCATTGGATAAGCTATTTGCTAATACCAATGTTAAGCCTAAGGACATTGGAATACTTGTTGTGAATTGTAGTCTGTTTAATCCAACTCCATCCTTGTCTGCTATGATTGTTAACAAGTATAAATTGAGGGGTAATATTAGGAGTTTTAACCTAGGAGGAATGGGGTGTAGTGCTGGTGTCATAGCTGTTGATTTGGCTAAAGATATGTTGCAAGTTCATAGGAATACTTATGCAGTTGTTGTTAGTACTGAGAACATTACTCAGAATTGGTATTTTGGGAACAAGAAATCCATGTTAATCCCCAATTGTTTATTTCGGGTTGGGGGAGCAGCTGTTTTGCTGTCAAATAAATCTGGAGACCGAAGGCGGGCCAAGTATAAGCTTGTTCATCTAGTGAGGACGCACCGTGGGGCTGATGATAAGGCATTTCGGTGTGTTTATCAGGAGCAGGATGATGCTGGGAAAACTGGTGTTTCATTGTCCAAGGATCTCATGGCAATTGCAGGGGGTGCCCTTAAGACTAATATCACCACATTGGGTCCCCTTGTGCTTCCAATTAGTGAGCAGCTTCTTTTCTTTGCCACACTTGTTGCCAAGAAGTTGTTTAATGCTAAGGTCAAGCCTTATATACCGGATTTCAAGCTTGCGTTTGAGCACTTCTGCATACATGCTGGTGGGAGGGCTGTGATTGATGAACTTGAGAAGAATCTGCAGCTTTTGCCCTCACATGTTGAGGCTTCTCGGATGACTCTTCACCGGTTTGGTAACACTTCATCAAGTTCCATTTGGTATGAGCTATCTTACATCGAGGCCAAGGGGAGGATGAGGAAGGGGAACCGAGTGTGGCAGATTGCTTTTGGAAGTGGATTCAAATGTAACAGTGCAGTTTGGCAGGCCCTTCGGAATGTGAATCCCTCTCCTAATGGCCCATGGGAAGATTGCATCAACAAGTATCCAGTTGAG ACTTATTTTTGCAGAACAATCCTTATCAAAATTCCTGATCAAGAAAGTTGTATTTAG
- the LOC100853861 gene encoding 3-ketoacyl-CoA synthase 4 isoform X2 has protein sequence MNSGGEVGVQIQQGRGLPDFLQSVNLKYVKLGYHYLITHLLTLCLIPLMALIIVEASQKNPDDIHQLWLHLQYNLVSIIICSAFLVFGSTVYIMTRPRSIYLVDYACYRPPSHLQVRYHQFMEHSRLTGDFDESALEFQRKILERSGLGEETYVPEAMHYIPPQPSMAAAREEAEQVMFGSLDKLFANTNVKPKDIGILVVNCSLFNPTPSLSAMIVNKYKLRGNIRSFNLGGMGCSAGVIAVDLAKDMLQVHRNTYAVVVSTENITQNWYFGNKKSMLIPNCLFRVGGAAVLLSNKSGDRRRAKYKLVHLVRTHRGADDKAFRCVYQEQDDAGKTGVSLSKDLMAIAGGALKTNITTLGPLVLPISEQLLFFATLVAKKLFNAKVKPYIPDFKLAFEHFCIHAGGRAVIDELEKNLQLLPSHVEASRMTLHRFGNTSSSSIWYELSYIEAKGRMRKGNRVWQIAFGSGFKCNSAVWQALRNVNPSPNGPWEDCINKYPVEVAAARLGTLTA, from the exons ATGAATTCGGGAGGTGAAGTGGGTGTTCAGATCCAGCAGGGTCGTGGATTGCCTGATTTTCTTCAGAGTGTCAATCTCAAGTATGTGAAATTGGGGTATCATTATCTGATAACCCATTTGTTGACTCTCTGTTTGATCCCTTTAATGGCCCTGATTATCGTCGAGGCTTCACAGAAGAACCCAGATGATATTCATCAGCTTTGGCTTCACCTCCAGTACAATCTCGTCAGTATCATCATTTGCTCTGCTTTTCTCGTTTTCGGATCCACCGTCTACATCATGACTCGTCCTCGATCCATTTACCTCGTCGACTACGCCTGTTATCGCCCGCCGTCCCACCTCCAAGTCCGGTACCATCAGTTCATGGAGCATTCGAGGCTCACCGGCGACTTCGACGAGTCGGCGTTGGAGTTCCAGAGAAAGATCCTCGAGCGGTCTGGGCTCGGAGAGGAGACTTATGTGCCGGAGGCGATGCATTATATTCCCCCCCAGCCTTCCATGGCGGCGGCACGTGAAGAGGCCGAGCAGGTGATGTTTGGTTCATTGGATAAGCTATTTGCTAATACCAATGTTAAGCCTAAGGACATTGGAATACTTGTTGTGAATTGTAGTCTGTTTAATCCAACTCCATCCTTGTCTGCTATGATTGTTAACAAGTATAAATTGAGGGGTAATATTAGGAGTTTTAACCTAGGAGGAATGGGGTGTAGTGCTGGTGTCATAGCTGTTGATTTGGCTAAAGATATGTTGCAAGTTCATAGGAATACTTATGCAGTTGTTGTTAGTACTGAGAACATTACTCAGAATTGGTATTTTGGGAACAAGAAATCCATGTTAATCCCCAATTGTTTATTTCGGGTTGGGGGAGCAGCTGTTTTGCTGTCAAATAAATCTGGAGACCGAAGGCGGGCCAAGTATAAGCTTGTTCATCTAGTGAGGACGCACCGTGGGGCTGATGATAAGGCATTTCGGTGTGTTTATCAGGAGCAGGATGATGCTGGGAAAACTGGTGTTTCATTGTCCAAGGATCTCATGGCAATTGCAGGGGGTGCCCTTAAGACTAATATCACCACATTGGGTCCCCTTGTGCTTCCAATTAGTGAGCAGCTTCTTTTCTTTGCCACACTTGTTGCCAAGAAGTTGTTTAATGCTAAGGTCAAGCCTTATATACCGGATTTCAAGCTTGCGTTTGAGCACTTCTGCATACATGCTGGTGGGAGGGCTGTGATTGATGAACTTGAGAAGAATCTGCAGCTTTTGCCCTCACATGTTGAGGCTTCTCGGATGACTCTTCACCGGTTTGGTAACACTTCATCAAGTTCCATTTGGTATGAGCTATCTTACATCGAGGCCAAGGGGAGGATGAGGAAGGGGAACCGAGTGTGGCAGATTGCTTTTGGAAGTGGATTCAAATGTAACAGTGCAGTTTGGCAGGCCCTTCGGAATGTGAATCCCTCTCCTAATGGCCCATGGGAAGATTGCATCAACAAGTATCCAGTTGAG GTGGCTGCAGCCAGACTTGGAACTTTGACAGCCTGA
- the LOC100852509 gene encoding DNA-3-methyladenine glycosylase 1, translating into MGEQTQTQTTQPPSSLPENPSPAKSRKLSSHSSPRTAAILLPITRLLSSDDVVAAALRHLRSSDPVLAPVIDAYEPPKFENSDTPFLALAKSILYQQITHKAGTTIYNRFVSLCGGETRVCPISVLALTPPQLLQIGVSARKVSFLHDLANKYRTGILSDSKILTMEDRALVSLIAMVKGFGVLSVHMFMIFSLHRPDVLPVGDANLRKGVQMLYGLEELPRPSQMEKLCERWRPYRSVASWYIWRLSEANGVQGKAESGETGAGSPKGPATT; encoded by the coding sequence ATGGGTGAgcaaacccaaacccaaactACTCAGCCACCCTCTTCTTTACCCGAGAATCCATCGCCGGCGAAGTCCCGGAAGCTGTCCTCTCACTCTTCTCCACGGACGGCGGCCATTTTGCTGCCAATTACGAGACTGTTGTCTTCTGATGATGTTGTCGCTGCCGCTCTCCGCCACCTGAGAAGCTCCGACCCGGTTCTTGCTCCGGTGATAGATGCGTATGAGCCACCGAAATTCGAGAATTCGGACACTCCGTTTCTGGCTTTAGCGAAGAGCATTTTATACCAGCAAATTACGCACAAGGCTGGCACCACCATTTACAACCGCTTTGTGTCGCTCTGCGGCGGGGAGACTAGGGTTTGTCCAATCTCGGTTCTGGCGCTGACCCCTCCGCAGCTTCTTCAAATTGGGGTTTCGGCTCGGAAAGTGAGCTTCTTGCACGACCTTGCGAACAAGTATCGGACCGGAATTTTATCGGATTCGAAGATTTTGACGATGGAAGATAGGGCTTTGGTTTCATTGATAGCGATGGTGAAGGGTTTTGGCGTGTTGTCCGTACACATGTTCATGATCTTCTCTCTTCACCGCCCCGATGTGCTTCCGGTGGGCGACGCTAATCTCCGAAAAGGGGTTCAAATGCTCTACGGTCTTGAAGAATTGCCGCGGCCTTCGCAGATGGAGAAGCTCTGCGAGCGGTGGAGGCCTTATAGGTCTGTTGCTTCTTGGTATATATGGAGACTAAGTGAGGCCAATGGAGTTCAGGGCAAGGCTGAATCCGGAGAAACTGGTGCTGGATCGCCTAAGGGACCTGCAACAACTTGA
- the LOC100853904 gene encoding uncharacterized protein LOC100853904 isoform X1 — protein sequence MVNIVTLQKSLVQILMKFNGVEPKKVEIEPGTVMNFWAPAKQKNEETQKPNVVLVHGFGVDGILTWMFQVLALKSHYSVYVPDLLFFGDSATAAGNRSPRFQAECLATGLRKLGVERCVVVGLSYGGMIGFKMAELYPDLVESMVVSGSVEALTESLSNRRLKRLGFRRWSECLMPTTVEGVKEMFRVGTHWLPPWIPNWIFKDYLEVMFSHRKEREELLEALVIRDEDFTPYHYHQRIYLLWGDGDKLFDLEVAHNLKEQLGDKAKLQCIEKAGHLSQFERPCAYNAHLKRILASLTAYEQLQ from the exons ATGGTGAACATCGTTACACTGCAGAAGTCCCTTGTCCAAATCCTCATGAAGTTCAACGGAGTTGAACCCAAAAAGGTGGAGATCGAGCCAGGAACCGTCATGAACTTCTGGGCCCCcgccaaacaaaaaaatgaagaaacccAGAAGCCGAATGTGGTTCTTGTTCATGGCTTCGGTGTGGATGGGATACTAACGTGGATGTTCCAAGTTCTTGCTCTCAAAAGCCATTATTCAGTCTACGTGCCGGACCTCCTCTTCTTCGGGGACTCCGCCACCGCCGCCGGGAACAGGTCGCCGAGGTTCCAGGCGGAGTGTCTGGCAACTGGGTTGAGGAAGCTTGGGGTGGAGAGGTGTGTGGTGGTGGGGTTGAGCTACGGAGGCATGATTGGGTTCAAGATGGCTGAACTGTACCCAGATTTGGTGGAGTCAATGGTGGTGAGCGGGTCGGTGGAGGCCTTGACGGAGTCGCTCAGCAATCGGAGGCTGAAGAGGCTAGGGTTCCGGCGGTGGTCGGAGTGTTTGATGCCGACCACTGTGGAAGGCGTGAAGGAGATGTTCAGAGTCGGTACTCACTGGTTACCGCCATGGATTCCCAATTGGATTTTCAAGGACTATCTTGAG GTGATGTTCAGCCACAGAAAGGAGAGAGAAGAACTTCTGGAAGCTTTGGTCATCAGGGACGAGGACTTCACACCGTACCACTACCACCAG AGGATATATCTGCTATGGGGCGATGGTGACAAGCTTTTTGACTTGGAAGTGGCACACAACTTGAAAGA ACAATTGGGAGACAAAGCGAAGCTGCAATGCATAGAGAAGGCAGGCCATCTATCTCAATTCGAGAGGCCTTGTGCCTACAACGCCCACCTCAAGCGGATTCTGGCCTCTTTGACAGCATATGAGCAGCTGCAATAA
- the LOC100853904 gene encoding uncharacterized protein LOC100853904 isoform X2: MVNIVTLQKSLVQILMKFNGVEPKKVEIEPGTVMNFWAPAKQKNEETQKPNVVLVHGFGVDGILTWMFQVLALKSHYSVYVPDLLFFGDSATAAGNRSPRFQAECLATGLRKLGVERCVVVGLSYGGMIGFKMAELYPDLVESMVVSGSVEALTESLSNRRLKRLGFRRWSECLMPTTVEGVKEMFRVGTHWLPPWIPNWIFKDYLEVMFSHRKEREELLEALVIRDEDFTPYHYHQRIYLLWGDGDKLFDLEVAHNLKEQLGEKAKLQYIEKAGHLAQSERPCVYNAHLKQILASLTTDKQL; this comes from the exons ATGGTGAACATCGTTACACTGCAGAAGTCCCTTGTCCAAATCCTCATGAAGTTCAACGGAGTTGAACCCAAAAAGGTGGAGATCGAGCCAGGAACCGTCATGAACTTCTGGGCCCCcgccaaacaaaaaaatgaagaaacccAGAAGCCGAATGTGGTTCTTGTTCATGGCTTCGGTGTGGATGGGATACTAACGTGGATGTTCCAAGTTCTTGCTCTCAAAAGCCATTATTCAGTCTACGTGCCGGACCTCCTCTTCTTCGGGGACTCCGCCACCGCCGCCGGGAACAGGTCGCCGAGGTTCCAGGCGGAGTGTCTGGCAACTGGGTTGAGGAAGCTTGGGGTGGAGAGGTGTGTGGTGGTGGGGTTGAGCTACGGAGGCATGATTGGGTTCAAGATGGCTGAACTGTACCCAGATTTGGTGGAGTCAATGGTGGTGAGCGGGTCGGTGGAGGCCTTGACGGAGTCGCTCAGCAATCGGAGGCTGAAGAGGCTAGGGTTCCGGCGGTGGTCGGAGTGTTTGATGCCGACCACTGTGGAAGGCGTGAAGGAGATGTTCAGAGTCGGTACTCACTGGTTACCGCCATGGATTCCCAATTGGATTTTCAAGGACTATCTTGAG GTGATGTTCAGCCACAGAAAGGAGAGAGAAGAACTTCTGGAAGCTTTGGTCATCAGGGACGAGGACTTCACACCGTACCACTACCACCAG AGGATATATCTGCTATGGGGCGATGGTGACAAGCTTTTTGACTTGGAAGTGGCACACAACTTGAAAGA ACAATTGGGAGAGAAAGCGAAACTGCAATACATAGAGAAGGCAGGCCACCTAGCTCAATCAGAGAGGCCTTGTGTATACAACGCGCACCTCAAGCAGATTCTAGCCTCTTTAACAACAGATAAGCAGTTGTAA